One part of the Haliotis asinina isolate JCU_RB_2024 chromosome 2, JCU_Hal_asi_v2, whole genome shotgun sequence genome encodes these proteins:
- the LOC137273055 gene encoding von Willebrand factor A domain-containing protein 5A-like gives MAIPSGLVITGQGGRTVPLTSVEVSVSIQGFLANVDANVQYHNVQENTVDVAFFFPVDDNSVVYKLVADIDDRHYEAEIQEKQQGEETYTKAEAVGRPAREKQVASTDIFRCKLGNLPPNSNAKLQFSFVTELTQEIDGSLKFVLPTVVNPRHIPNMEDSGADEDVAVPDVNASCYSLTFQGTVVSKHEIAKVWSTTDRLTTVVDGGIIKTVTIHLAEPFNPTHDLSFNVLYGEDYNIQTSLEKGNKGASSSLLRRDILMMSFHPNVISGPLNVELIFILDRSGSMNGKPIRRTQELLLCFLKSLPTDCYFNVISFGTGYSPLFPRGSERYGPASLKKALELQEDLRADMGGSEFFNPLHFVLERGEIPGFSRQVFLLTDGDVSRVDHIVDLVKKKVRSSRVFTVSVGAALSTSLVRRVAKAGGGLVEFVRDTDNLHKKVMKLLRYALQPIVTGLDLTLDLPEGLKVAWRLPRDCPVMLNGGKYTLYAIVDGEIDRHTPSIGTARVSGRIGEKGFTYTITFDVSRDASTTSQTYMHRMAINALIKHLEVIDKEFSGAKKDDIVAASISGNVISKYTSFVGVDVLTTEDHPQPTTRQKTDVRYKSNEADVADTTDEGSPTASEMVTVQENDGSWMLTETLCRLINVQRYRLINMAVCTDLKIWATGLAICWLTLECPNERPVWEVVVNKARDWLDKQLGEQEEVDKFLRDVQDAVFTDEDDEIKGIMLNESEDDVSSMSCTPETSSQGSPSFTENTCRNSGDNVIHDSFSNRKVSHTEVLSSQRANPV, from the exons ATGGCGATTCCCTCTGGTCTAGTAATCACGGGACAAGGAGGACGAACAG TGCCTCTGACGAGTGTGGAGGTATCAGTGAGTATTCAGGGTTTCCTGGCAAATGTTGACGCCAATGTCCAGTATCACAATGTTCAGGAAAACACAGTAGACGTGGCCTTTTTCTTCCCCGTGGACGACAACAGCGTGGTCTACAAACTTGTGGCCGACATCGACGACAGGCATTACGAAGCTGAGATTCAAGAAAAACAGCAG GGTGAAGAAACCTACACAAAAGCTGAGGCTGTTGGTCGACCTGCTAGGGAGAAACAGGTAGCTTCCACAGACATCTTCAGATGCAAGCTGGGTAATCTTCCACCAAACTCGAAcgccaaacttcagttttctTTCGTGACGGAACTGACTCAGGAGATTGATGGATCTCTCAAATTTGTTCTGCCCACGGTCGTCAATCCTAGACATATTCCTAACATGGAAG ACAGTGGTGCAGATGAAGATGTGGCTGTCCCCGACGTGAATGCGTCCTGCTACAGTCTGACCTTCCAAGGCACCGTGGTGTCTAAGCACGAGATAGCCAAAGTTTGGTCCACTACAGATAGGCTGACCACAGTAGTGGACGGCGGTATCATCAAGACCGTGACG ATACATCTCGCTGAACCATTCAATCCAACACATGACCTATCGTTCAACGTTCTATATGGGGAAGACTACAACATTCAAACCTCCCTGGAGAAAGGAAACAAAG GTGCGTCTTCATCCCTTCTTCGGAGAGACATACTGATGATGTCCTTCCACCCAAATGTCATCTCGGGGCCTCTGAACGTTGAGTTGATCTTCATTCTGGACAGATCAG GCAGCATGAACGGCAAACCGATACGAAGAACCCAAGAGCTTCTCTTGTGCTTCCTGAAGAGTCTTCCGACAGACTGCTACTTCAACGTCATCAGCTTTGGAACCGGATATTCTCCCCTCTTCCCTCG GGGGAGCGAGCGATACGGGCCAGCTTCCCTGAAGAAAGCCTTGGAGCTCCAGGAGGATCTGAGAGCTGATATGGGAGGAAGTGAGTTTTTCAACCCGTTACACTTCGTGTTGGAGAGAGGAGAAATCCCTGGCTTCTCTCGACAG GTGTTCCTTCTGACGGACGGAGATGTCTCCAGGGTTGATCACATTGTGGATCTAGTCAAGAAGAAAGTCAGATCCAGCAG GGTCTTCACAGTTAGTGTCGGTGCTGCGTTGTCGACGTCACTGGTGAGAAGGGTCGCCAAGGCCGGAGGTGGGCTGGTAGAGTTTGTGAGAGACACTGATAATCTTCATAAGAAG GTGATGAAGCTCTTGAGGTACGCTTTGCAACCCATCGTGACCGGCCTTGACCTCACACTTGACCTTCCCGAGGGTCTGAAAGTGGCGTGGAGACTGCCGAGAGACTGTCCAGTGATGCTCAATGGCGGGAAATACACACTCTATGCCATTGTGGATGGGGAG ATTGATCGCCACACGCCATCTATTGGAACAGCCAGAGTCTCTGGCAGGATTGGGGAGAAGGGGTTCACGTACACCATTACCTTCGACGTCTCCCGGGACGCTTCCACCACATCTCAAACATACATGCACAGGATGGCGATTAACGCCCTGATCAAACACCTGGAAGTCATCGACAAAG AGTTCAGCGGAGCGAAGAAAGATGATATAGTAGCTGCGAGTATTTCCGGCAATGTGATTTCAAAGTACACGTCATTCGTTGGTGTGGACGTATTGACCACTGAGGACCACCCACAGCCCACTACACGTCAGAAAACGGACGTGAGGTATAA GTCAAATGAAGCGGATGTAGCAGATACCACCGATGAAG GTTCGCCCACAGCGTCTGAGATGGTGACAGTGCAGGAGAATGACGGTTCCTGGATGCTGACTGAGACACTGTGTCGTCTCATCAATGTACAACGGTACAGACTGATAAACATGGCAGTCTGCACA GACTTGAAGATATGGGCGACTGGTCTGGCGATTTGCTGGTTGACACTGGAATGCCCAAATGAACGTCCAGTGTGGGAGGTGGTGGTCAACAAAGCCAGAGACTGGCTGGACAAGCAGTTAGGGGAACAAGAGGAGGTGGACAAGTTTCTAAGGGACGTTCAAGACGCTGTGTTCACAGACGAAGACGACGAAATCAAGGGCATTATGTTGAATGAGAGTGAGGACGATGTTTCGTCAATGTCTTGCACACCCGAGACAAGTTCGCAAGGCAGTCCATCATTCACAGAGAATACATGCAGAAACTCCGGTGACAATGTGATACACGACAGTTTCAGTAATCGCAAAGTTTCACACACCGAAGTTTTGAGTTCTCAAAGGGCCAACCCGGTGTAA
- the LOC137274675 gene encoding uncharacterized protein, protein MFQAHILLVSVLVGVVSSQTHPKDFGHFGPSPDNVIDVVPHHSAVGGNGDFITDPVHVHGGDGIHVVHDPQSHSVVKDVVPDPGNSGVVDVVTGSSSGVVDVVPESGSEAIVPDVTHNIVPKAFSDNVVHDVVPSSDVIVHDVVSASTFPQAPPDSGIVKDILPNAASLKPDFPTMPHPDFPETLPATTGALTTSPSLKADVVSTPVVNPAVLKCGLQPEPYVMYQFSDVSYSYPKDDIIFELEQRPKIRAAIFYLGTGGRFKGKYNLHPHMAIRGQRLRRQASYTDGCQGQSLTLRRFYSYNNYCWVINPVYQDVIFYSCGRGCTTKASYGTVSRCEASYRQTGVWAYCAGLAFGERITKVTIPMPTACTCKTYQCS, encoded by the exons ATGTTTCAGGCACACATTCTTCTGGTGTCTGTCCTCGTTGGGGTCGTGTCTTCCCAGACTCATCCCAAAGATTTCGGACATTTTGGACCGAGTCCAGATAATGTCATCGATGTTGTGCCTCATCACTCCGCTGTAGGTGGAAATGGCGACTTTATCACAGACCCTGTCCACGTCCACGGAGGTGACGGCATCCACGTCGTCCACGACCCACAGTCACACAGCGTTGTGAAAGATGTTGTTCCCGATCCCGGCAACAGTGGTGTGGTAGATGTTGTCACAGGTTCATCATCTGGTGTGGTGGACGTTGTTCCTGAATCCGGATCTGAGGCTATTGTTCCCGACGTCACCCATAACATTGTACCTAAAGCATTTTCCGATAACGTTGTACATGACGTCGTCCCAAGCTCAGACGTCATCGTCCATGACGTTGTATCAGCCTCCACCTTTCCCCAAGCACCTCCAGATTCTGGTATTGTCAAGGACATTTTACCAAACGCAGCTTCCCTTAAACCCGACTTCCCTACGATGCCACATCCAGATTTCCCCGAGACGTTACCCGCCACCACCGGCGCCCTAACAACCTCACCTAGTCTAAAGGCCGATGTTGTTTCAACACCCGTTGTCAACCCTGCTGTCCTTAAGTGTGGCCTTCAACCAGAGCCCTATGTTATGTATCAATTCTCTGATGTTTCTTACAGCTACCCAAA GGATGACATAATCTTCGAACTTGAACAACGACCAAAGATCAGAGCCGCCATATTTTATTTGGGAACTGGTGGTCGATTCAAGGGCAAATACAACCTCCACCCACACATGGCCATACGTGGACAAAG ACTCAGACGTCAAGCAAGCTACACCGATGGCTGCCAAGGACAGTCTCTGACCTTGAGACGGTTCTACTCCTACAACAACTACTGCTGGGTCATCAACCCCGTGTACCAAGACGTCATCTTCTACAGCTGCGG ACGTGGGTGTACGACCAAAGCAAGCTATGGTACAGTCAGCCGTTGTGAGGCCAGCTACAGACAGACAGGGGTGTGGGCGTACTGTGCTGGGTTAGCCTTTGGTGAGAGGATCACCAAGGTAACCATCCCCATGCCAACAGCCTGTACGTGCAAGACGTATCAGTGCTCGTAA